A window from Schistosoma haematobium chromosome 1, whole genome shotgun sequence encodes these proteins:
- a CDS encoding hypothetical protein (EggNog:ENOG410VGNY~COG:S), producing the protein MRIKDFLVGSQQRVRVNSKLSSWETVLSGVPQGTVLGPVLFLLYVNDLPCLLSSSVLLYADDVKIWRTIRCKSDSLELQNDLKKLSEWSQTWQLPINTSKCVVMHIGHQGTDTYTMNNTELPVVQTYNDLGVIVSQDLKTTAHCRAIAPKGFRTLWSIRRAFSHVDAKTFLTLYTVFVRPTLEYCIQAASPCLEKDSELLG; encoded by the coding sequence atgcggataaaagacttcttagttgggagtcaacaaagagtaagggtgaactcaaagttatctagctgggaaactgtacttagtggagtgccccagggtacagttttggggccagtgctattcctcttgtatgtaaatgaccttccttgtctcctatcatcatcggtcttgctatatgctgacgatgtcaagatatggagaacgatacgatgtaagagtgatagcttagaacttcaaaacgacctgaagaagttatctgaatggtctcaaacatggcagttgccgataaatacttccaagtgtgttgtgatgcatatcggtcatcaaggcacagatacatacacgatgaataacactgagctacctgtcgtccagacatataatgacttaggagttatcgttagtcaagacttaaagactactgcacactgccgtgcaatagcccccaaaggttttagaaccttatggtcaatacgtagagcttttagtcatgtcgacgccaaaacgtttttgactttgtatacagtgttcgttcgtcctacacttgagtactgcatacaagcggctagcccttGCTTagaaaaagacagtgagcttctgggatag
- the RHO1_3 gene encoding GTP-binding protein Rho1, variant 2 (EggNog:ENOG410V9QN~COG:S), which yields MASAVRKKLVIVGDGACGKTCLLIVFSKDQFPEVYVPTVFENYVADIEVDNRQVELALWDTAGQEDYDRLRPLSYPDTDVVLLCYSIDSPDSFANIEEKWLPEIRHFCPDVPIILVGNKKDLRHDEATKNELHRTKQLPVTFNEGKQVAEKISAYAFYECSAKTKEGVSDVFVAATRAALNSAKKKRRKCDLI from the exons ATGGCGAGTGCTGTACGCAAGAAACTTGTTATTGTTGGCGATGGTGCATGTGGAAAAACTTGTTTACTTATTGTATTCAGCAAAGACCAGTTTCCCGAAGTTTATGTTCCTACTGTATTCGAAAACTATGTTGCAGATATCGAAGTTGATAACAGACAA GTTGAATTAGCTCTTTGGGACACTGCTGGCCAAGAAGATTATGATAGGTTACGGCCACTTTCTTATCCTGATACTGATGTAGTTCTGTTGTGTTATAGTATTGATTCTCCTGATAGTTTTGCAAACATTGAGGAGAAATGGTTACCAGAA ATCCGGCATTTTTGTCCTGATGTCCCCATTATCTTAGTTGGAAACAAAAAAGACTTACGACATGATGAGGCTACGAAGAATGAGCTTCATAGAACCAAGCAACTTCCCGTCACTTTTAATGAGGGTAAACAAGTAGCTGAAAAGATTTCTGCTTATGCCTTCTATGAGTGTTCAG CTAAGACCAAGGAAGGTGTCAGCGATGTTTTTGTAGCAGCTACTCGAGCCGCCTTGAATTCAGCGAAGAAGAAGAGGAGGAAATGTGATTTAATTTGA